Below is a genomic region from Cryptosporangium phraense.
AGTTGCCGGAGAGCCGCAGTCCGTACGCGAGCACGTTCGCGGCCATCGCGGCGGCCGCGACGAGCGCGGCCCCGGCGGCGAAACGAACGGTGCTCGGTTGCGGCGAGGTCATGTGGCTCCCTTGCACGGGGCGTCCGGATACGGTGAGGGTGCCCAGCCTAGCTACTGGCGGGTAAGTAGTGGGGTGACTGCGACAGGTCGGAGGGCGCGTGGCTCGCGGTCGTGCCGAGCACGTGCTCGCCGCGGTGCTGGCTCTGCTGATGCTGGCCCCGGTGTTGAGGCCCGGGTACGTGCTGGCCTACGACCAGGTCGCGACCCCCCGGGTGCCGTTCACCGCGGCCACGCTCGGGTGGGGGGACGGGCTCCCTCGCGCGGTTCCGCAGGACGCGGTCGTGGCGGCGCTGAGTCTCGCCGTGCCCGGGTGGGTGGTGCAGGTCGTCGCGGTGGTGGCGATCGTGTGGCTGGCCGTCGTGGGTGCGGCTCGGCTGGTGCCGAGCGATCGGGTGCTCGTGCGGCTGGTGGCGGGGGCCGCGTACGGATGGAACGCGTACGTCGCCGAGCGGCTCCTGATCGGACACTGGGGGTTGCTCCTCGGCTACGCGGCGCTGCCGTGGATCGTCCGGTCGGCCCTCGCGGCCCGCTCCGGGGCGCACCCGGCGCCGGTCGTCGCCTGGTCCGCGCTGGCCGCGCTCACCCCGACCGGCGGCCTGCTGGCCGCCATCACCGCCACCGCCGTCCTCTGCCGCCCCGTCGCCCATTCGGACGTCACCCGAGCCCCCGACGAGCCCCGGGCGGACGAGTACCGGGCGCGGCCCGGCTGGGCGTTGGCGGTGGTGGCCCTGAACGCGCCCTGGGTGATCGCGGGCGCGGTGGCGAAGGTCAGCGCGGTCTCCGACCCCGACGGGGTCCCGGCGTTCGCGGCCCGCGCCGAGAACTGGTCCGGGACGCTCGGCGCACTGCTCGGGCTGGGCGGGATCTGGAACGCCGAGACCGTTCCGGCCAGCCGCACGTCCGCGGCCGCCCCGCTGTTCACGCTGATCGTCCTCGCGGTCGCCGTCGTCGGGCTGCGCCCGCTCGCCGCCCGATGGGGCCGGGCCTCGTTCCTCACGGTCGCGGCCGTTGCCGCGGGTGGCTTCCTCATCGCTGCCGCGGGCGCGCTACCCGGCGGCCCGAGTTTCCTCGGCGCGGTCGTGGCGCACGTCCCGGGCTCCGGCCTGCTCCGCGACGGCCAGAAGTTCCTCGCCCCGTACGCGCTCCTGCTGGCGATCTGCTTCGCCCTCGGAACCGAGCGCCTCGTCCCGCATCGGGGCCGACTGCCGGCGGCCGTGCTCGCGCTCGCGCTCCTGTACCCCGTGCTCGTGCTTCCCGACCTGGCCTGGGGCGGGGCCGGACGCCTCTCCTCCGTTCACTACCCGGCCGACTGGGACCGCGCCGCCCGCGAGCTGCGACGCGATCCGCACGGGTCGCTCGTCGTGCTCCCGTTCTCGTCGTTCCGCGCGTTTCCCTGGAACGGCGACCGCACGGTGCTCGACCCCGCCCCGCGCTACTTCCCGGTCGACGTCGTCGTCGAGGACTCACTCACGGTCGGGCCGGACACGGTCTCCGGCGAGAGCCCCCGCGCCCGGGAGGTGGGCGACGCGCTCGCCGCGGGAAGATCCCTGGCCACCGCCCGGATCACCTGGGTCCTGGTCGAGCGCACCACGCCCGGTTCGGTCCCGCCGTCCGCCCTCGACGGTTTCCACCCGGTCGTGAACGGCCCCGAGCTGACGCTCTACCGCGCCGACTCAGCTCCCCGCGCCGACCAGCGCCCTGAAACGGTACGGAAGGTTTCGATCCTCACCGGTTACGGCATCGCGGTTGTCGTTCTGCTGGCGGCCTTGGCATCATGGGCGCTTGCTCGCCGCTCCCTGGTCAGCCCTCGCCCCGACTAGACGGGTCACCAAAACCGGTTTCCCGTCACGGCATTGGGTACAAGACTTCCCGAGCGCAGCTACTGCTTGGTAACGTCACCCCCGCGTCATATTGGAGGGAGCCGTAATGAGCTCGTTTCTCTCGATCATCGTCGCTGCCGTGATCGGCGTCGTACTTGCGGTGGCGACCACCATCGGGATCGTGAGCGTCACCAAGCAGTCGCCCGACAACACGCCGGCGGTGAGCAAGCCACTGGTGCAGTACGGGCACCGCTAAAGGGCGGCTGACCAGGAGCTTCACGAGTAAGGGTCGGCCCGGCTGTCGTCTCGCGACGATAGCCGGGCCGACCCTTTCCCATGCCCACGGTATGAATGAGTCACCGCGTTTTTGGTATGCCGATGACAATTCAGCGAAAGCTCATTCGTATTAGCTCCAACTCAAAGCAGAGAAATACCCGGTCCATTGCCCCCGGTGCACAATTGATGACGTAAAGTAATCGACAAAACGGGCACCTGGTACCGCGCGGTCCCAGTTCGCCCCAACCCGGCGATCAGCCGGTGATCTCGTCCACCAACGCCGCAAATCGCTTGCCGGTCTCGTCCCAGGTGAAACGTCCGGCGTGGGCACGGGCGGTCTCGCCCATCGCCGTCCGTAACGCGGGATCGGCGACGAGCCGAGCGCAGAGCGCGAGGAACTCCTCCTCGCTGTCGGCGAGGAAGCCGGTCTCGCCGTCGACGACCGACTCCGCAACGCCACCGGCGTTCCGGAAGGCGACGGCCGGGGTGCCGTGGGCCGCGGCCTCGATCACCGAGAGCCCCCACCCCTCCTTCAGCGAGGGGACCAGCATGGCCCACGACTCGGCGAGCAGACGCTGCTTCTCGCCCTCGTCGACGAACCCGGCGAACCGCACCCGGTCGCTGACCCCCAGCCGGGCCGCCTCCTCGCGTAACGGCTCCAGCCACCAGCCCTGACCGGCCACGACCAGGCGCACCCCGGGCAGCGCGGCGACGACCCGCAACGCCACCTCGACGCGCTTGTGCGGCACCAGCCGCCCCAGCACCAGCAGCGTCGGCTCGGCCGAGCGGGGCGCGAGCGCGCCCACCGCGGGTGGCGTCCCGTTGTGGATGATCGTGATCCGCTCGGGGTCGACCCCCAGGGAAGACAGCTCGTTCCGCGTCGACTCGGACACCGCCACGTACCGGCAGCCGCGGTGCACCCGCGGCGAGAGCCAGGACTCCACCCACCACCCGAACCGGGCCGCCAGCGGCCCGAGCACGACCCGCCACTGCTCCCGGTGCACGTGGTGCACGAGCAGGACGACCGGCCTCCGGGCGTACAGCCGGGACAGGAACGGCAGCCCGTTCTGGACGTCGATCACCATCGCCGGCCGCCCGAGCCGCCCGCGTAAGTACTCCCAGGCCGCCCGCGCGTACACGGTGTGCCGCCCGCCCCGGCGCACGATCCGGACGCCGTCCGGGGTCCGCTCTTCGGGCGCGCCGTGCGAGTGCGCAGCGCACATGATCGTCACCGCGTGGCCACGCCGAGCGAGCGAGGCCGCCACCTGTTCCGCGTACAGCTCGGAGCCGCCGCCCTCGGGATTGCGTAAATCCCGCCAGTTCAAAATGAGTACGGCGGGTAGAGCAGCGGTTTCCACCACGCGTCTCCCTACCAATCAGTAACCTTGCCGCGACACCGTACGACACTTGGCCCGTCCGGAGGGACGAATCGCGTTGATCGACGTTTCAGGGAGCTCGACCGGCATCGCGGCCGACGGGCGCCGACTGGTCGTGCCGCCGCCCGGTACGTTCCGTCGCTCGGTGGAGCTGTTCAAGGCGTTCCGGGTCGAACAGACCGACCCCGACTACTTCTACGGCATGCTCGCGGCCGACTCGGCGCGCCAGGTGAGCCAGTACACCGACCTCGACGGCAAGACGCTGCTCGACGTCGGCGGCGGCCCCGGCTACTTCGCCGACGCGTTCCGCCGGGCCGGCGCGAGCTACCTGGGAATCGACGCTGACCTGGGCGAACTCGCCGCACGCAGCGAACCGGGGCCGGGCACGGTGCTGGGTAGTGGCATGGCGCTGCCGATCCGCACCGGGTCGATCGACGTCTGCTACTCGTCGAACGTCCTGGAGCACGTCGACAAACCGGAACTCATGGCCGACGAGATGGTCCGAGTGACCAAACCGGACGGACTCGTCTATCTGTCGTACATGCTCTGGTGGGGCCCCTTCGGCGGACACGAGACCGCACCCTGGCATTACTTGGGCGGGCACTACGCGGCTCGCCGATACGCCCGCAAAGAGGGCCATCCACCGAAGAACGTGTTCGGTGAGAGCCTGTTCC
It encodes:
- a CDS encoding DUF2613 family protein, yielding MSSFLSIIVAAVIGVVLAVATTIGIVSVTKQSPDNTPAVSKPLVQYGHR
- a CDS encoding glycosyltransferase family 4 protein, with the protein product MVETAALPAVLILNWRDLRNPEGGGSELYAEQVAASLARRGHAVTIMCAAHSHGAPEERTPDGVRIVRRGGRHTVYARAAWEYLRGRLGRPAMVIDVQNGLPFLSRLYARRPVVLLVHHVHREQWRVVLGPLAARFGWWVESWLSPRVHRGCRYVAVSESTRNELSSLGVDPERITIIHNGTPPAVGALAPRSAEPTLLVLGRLVPHKRVEVALRVVAALPGVRLVVAGQGWWLEPLREEAARLGVSDRVRFAGFVDEGEKQRLLAESWAMLVPSLKEGWGLSVIEAAAHGTPAVAFRNAGGVAESVVDGETGFLADSEEEFLALCARLVADPALRTAMGETARAHAGRFTWDETGKRFAALVDEITG
- a CDS encoding class I SAM-dependent methyltransferase yields the protein MELFKAFRVEQTDPDYFYGMLAADSARQVSQYTDLDGKTLLDVGGGPGYFADAFRRAGASYLGIDADLGELAARSEPGPGTVLGSGMALPIRTGSIDVCYSSNVLEHVDKPELMADEMVRVTKPDGLVYLSYMLWWGPFGGHETAPWHYLGGHYAARRYARKEGHPPKNVFGESLFRITATRMIRWAKQRRSTGKVEVLDIVPRYHPNGAKWVVHVPGVREIVTWNLVLVLRAR